A window of the bacterium genome harbors these coding sequences:
- a CDS encoding c-type cytochrome yields the protein MKVKGLVFVYLSLALVSATVFFIGCNQQEVKTEMTVQEMIKRGEFLVMVGDCDACHSPKKFGPEGPMLDMSKRLSGHPEGSQLAPVDTSLIGPYVYFSSDLTAAIGPWGITYSANLTPEMTTGIGSWQPEMFINAMRTGKHLGVKEGRPIMPPMPWENLNRLSDEDLKAIFAYLKSLPAIKNKVPDPLPPTAIVAVK from the coding sequence ATGAAAGTCAAAGGGCTTGTTTTTGTTTATCTGTCTTTGGCTCTTGTTTCAGCAACTGTTTTTTTCATTGGCTGTAATCAACAGGAAGTAAAAACAGAAATGACTGTGCAGGAAATGATTAAACGTGGCGAATTTTTAGTTATGGTTGGAGATTGTGATGCTTGTCATTCACCAAAGAAATTTGGTCCGGAAGGACCCATGCTTGATATGAGCAAAAGACTTTCTGGTCATCCCGAAGGTTCACAATTAGCTCCGGTTGATACTTCATTGATTGGACCATATGTTTACTTTTCCAGCGATCTTACTGCAGCAATCGGACCATGGGGTATAACTTACTCGGCTAATTTAACCCCTGAAATGACAACAGGAATCGGAAGCTGGCAGCCGGAAATGTTTATCAATGCTATGCGAACAGGAAAACACCTTGGTGTAAAGGAAGGAAGACCTATTATGCCACCAATGCCATGGGAAAATTTGAACAGATTATCCGATGAAGATTTAAAAGCAATATTTGCGTATCTAAAATCGCTGCCGGCAATTAAGAATAAAGTTCCTGATCCATTGCCGCCAACAGCAATAGTAGCTGTTAAGTAA
- a CDS encoding pullulanase: MGSKLHSTDQPKSYLNPIQKKQKQLDKLYSDKKLGSFVENGKTFFRLFTPNAEKVSLLTFETPEQTKGKEFPMTRDENGVWETSLDGELYGLFYGFKVCHPGTPCIEDIVCIDPYAKAVTTFNSYFNPRRSIVVKEGNYDWEGDKWIKRDWRDLIIYEMHIRDMTEHHSSGVTQRGTYHGLIEKGKTGGIDYIKNLGVNTVELLPAQEFANIEIPFKDSLNGKFNTWNPYERNHWGYMTAAFFAPESYYSENVRELEWEKWSGKDAKAVTDFKDMVKAFHKDGIAVIMDVVYNHISEYEIGNLKQIDKEYYFRLDEKGNYLAQSGCGNDFRTEAPMARRMIVESVLYWMKEYHIDGFRFDLGKLIDWETLELIIHEAKKINPYVVFVCEPWGGGYDPAGFSVRGWGAWNDQIRNGIKGENPFDGHGWIFGKWYGNNHPTRIKSYVNGTLTKDTLGLFQKPDHSVNYLESHDGYTLGDFIRLGLGDVKRDEIIKDVDKHVKLTPLQLKLNKLAALFLFTSRGIIMIHSGQEFARSKVIPQNIPEEDPHKGMIDHNTYDKDNETNYINYNHVKINQDLSNYYKGLIALRKKYDAFRRSDYNDVTFFNYKEKPFVLGYSVKYKDEEFVVLINANPKSSFETELPEGEWEVLADENIAGINSIKTIQKKVTLSSSSGMIFKKK; encoded by the coding sequence ATGGGAAGTAAATTGCATTCAACTGATCAGCCAAAATCATATCTCAATCCAATTCAGAAAAAACAAAAACAACTCGATAAACTTTATTCAGACAAAAAGCTCGGTTCATTTGTTGAGAACGGGAAGACATTTTTTAGATTGTTCACACCAAATGCAGAAAAAGTTTCTCTGCTTACTTTCGAAACACCAGAGCAGACAAAAGGAAAAGAATTCCCGATGACAAGAGATGAAAACGGTGTTTGGGAGACTTCGCTCGATGGAGAACTTTACGGATTGTTTTACGGTTTCAAGGTTTGTCATCCCGGAACTCCGTGCATTGAAGATATCGTTTGCATCGATCCTTATGCAAAAGCAGTAACTACTTTTAATAGTTATTTCAATCCGCGCAGAAGTATTGTTGTTAAAGAAGGAAATTACGATTGGGAAGGCGATAAGTGGATCAAAAGAGATTGGCGAGATCTTATTATTTATGAGATGCACATTCGTGATATGACTGAACATCATTCATCGGGAGTTACTCAAAGAGGAACTTATCACGGGCTAATTGAAAAAGGAAAAACCGGGGGAATCGATTATATAAAAAATCTCGGTGTAAACACTGTTGAACTTTTACCTGCACAGGAATTTGCCAACATCGAAATTCCATTTAAAGATTCACTCAACGGAAAATTCAATACATGGAATCCTTATGAAAGAAATCACTGGGGATATATGACCGCAGCATTCTTTGCACCTGAAAGTTATTACAGTGAAAATGTACGTGAGCTTGAATGGGAAAAATGGAGCGGAAAAGATGCGAAAGCAGTCACCGACTTTAAAGATATGGTGAAAGCTTTTCACAAAGACGGAATCGCTGTGATAATGGATGTGGTTTACAATCACATTTCAGAATATGAAATCGGAAACCTGAAACAGATTGACAAAGAATATTATTTCAGATTAGATGAAAAAGGAAATTACCTTGCTCAAAGCGGATGTGGAAACGATTTCAGAACTGAAGCACCGATGGCAAGAAGAATGATCGTTGAGAGTGTTCTTTACTGGATGAAAGAATATCACATTGATGGATTCCGTTTCGATCTTGGAAAGTTGATTGACTGGGAAACACTTGAACTAATTATTCACGAAGCAAAGAAAATTAATCCGTACGTAGTTTTCGTTTGCGAACCCTGGGGCGGAGGATATGATCCTGCTGGATTTTCTGTTCGTGGCTGGGGTGCGTGGAATGATCAAATAAGAAACGGAATTAAAGGTGAAAATCCTTTTGATGGTCACGGCTGGATTTTTGGTAAGTGGTATGGAAATAATCATCCTACCAGAATTAAAAGTTATGTGAATGGAACTCTTACAAAAGATACTCTTGGATTATTCCAGAAGCCTGATCACTCAGTAAATTATCTTGAATCTCACGATGGTTATACCCTTGGAGATTTTATTCGACTTGGATTAGGTGATGTCAAGAGAGATGAAATAATTAAAGATGTTGATAAACACGTTAAACTTACTCCTCTTCAATTGAAGCTGAACAAACTTGCTGCATTATTTCTTTTTACCTCAAGAGGAATTATTATGATTCACTCAGGGCAGGAGTTTGCAAGAAGTAAAGTTATTCCACAAAACATTCCCGAAGAAGATCCGCACAAAGGAATGATTGATCATAATACTTATGATAAAGATAATGAAACGAATTACATCAATTACAATCATGTTAAAATTAATCAGGATTTGTCCAACTATTACAAAGGCCTGATTGCGCTCCGTAAAAAGTATGATGCATTCAGAAGGTCAGATTATAATGATGTTACCTTTTTCAATTACAAGGAGAAGCCTTTCGTTCTTGGTTATTCAGTAAAATATAAAGATGAAGAATTTGTTGTACTAATAAATGCAAATCCAAAATCTTCATTCGAAACTGAATTGCCGGAAGGAGAATGGGAAGTTCTTGCAGATGAAAACATTGCAGGAATTAATTCAATTAAAACAATTCAGAAAAAAGTTACATTAAGCAGT
- the acsA gene encoding acetate--CoA ligase has product MPENQPNMKSYEEVYKNFSWEISRKELGFKDGDLINIGEYCTDRICRMGKAKKLALIWEGFDGEEKRYTFDDMRMLTNTIAAFLQKLGINPGERVCLFMDKVPELYFGFLGILKMGAIAQPLFSAFGSESLLTRLEDAQTSAIFTQKKHLAKVRNIVEQLPSLKHIIVVDDDGSKPLREKEIAFHMDKGERVNDFKIYPSKAETPSVLHYTSGTTGKPKGAQHVHYSLISQYITAKYVLDIKDEDIYWCTADPGWVTGTSYGIIGAWANAATQCVLDAGFKAESWYKFIEKHKITVWYSAPTAIRALMKEGNEIVKKFNLSSLRHLASVGEPLNAEAVIWSKEVFGLPFLDTYWQTETGSIVISNYPGMKIKPGSMGKPFPGITATVVDLKTHQPIEEKGIVGMIALKPGWPAMLRGYWNNEEVYRKKFANGWYLCGDRASIDEEGYYWFVGRDDDVINTAGHLVGPFEIESALLEHPSVAESAVVGKPDPMNMEVVKAFIALKPGNEKTKMLELEIMNFVRKKLSALAMPQEIEFVDSLPKTRSGKIMRRVLRAKEWGEEIGDISTLENDM; this is encoded by the coding sequence ATGCCCGAAAACCAGCCTAATATGAAATCCTACGAAGAAGTCTATAAAAATTTTTCCTGGGAAATTTCCAGAAAAGAACTTGGATTCAAAGACGGAGACTTAATTAATATTGGTGAGTACTGTACTGACAGAATTTGCCGAATGGGAAAAGCAAAAAAACTTGCTCTCATCTGGGAAGGTTTTGATGGTGAAGAAAAAAGATACACGTTTGATGATATGCGAATGCTTACAAATACAATCGCAGCTTTTCTGCAGAAACTTGGAATTAATCCCGGTGAAAGAGTTTGTTTGTTCATGGATAAAGTCCCGGAACTTTATTTTGGATTTCTCGGCATATTGAAAATGGGTGCGATTGCACAGCCACTCTTTTCAGCATTCGGTTCTGAATCACTTTTGACCAGACTTGAAGATGCACAAACTTCAGCAATCTTCACTCAGAAAAAACATCTTGCTAAAGTTAGAAACATTGTTGAGCAGCTTCCATCGTTAAAACATATTATTGTTGTTGATGATGACGGAAGCAAACCACTTCGTGAAAAAGAAATTGCTTTTCATATGGATAAAGGAGAAAGAGTAAATGATTTCAAAATTTATCCATCAAAAGCTGAAACTCCTTCTGTCCTTCATTACACTTCCGGAACAACCGGAAAACCAAAAGGCGCTCAGCACGTTCATTATTCATTGATCTCTCAGTATATAACTGCAAAATATGTCCTCGATATTAAAGATGAAGATATTTACTGGTGCACAGCAGATCCCGGTTGGGTAACAGGAACTTCGTATGGAATTATCGGTGCCTGGGCAAATGCTGCAACTCAGTGTGTTCTTGATGCAGGCTTCAAAGCAGAATCGTGGTATAAGTTTATTGAGAAACATAAAATCACAGTATGGTATTCCGCACCGACTGCAATCCGTGCTTTGATGAAAGAAGGAAATGAAATTGTGAAGAAGTTTAATCTTTCATCGCTTCGTCATCTTGCAAGTGTTGGTGAGCCACTGAATGCCGAAGCAGTTATCTGGTCGAAGGAAGTTTTCGGACTTCCTTTCCTCGATACTTACTGGCAGACAGAAACAGGAAGTATAGTTATCAGCAATTATCCTGGAATGAAAATAAAGCCCGGCTCGATGGGGAAACCTTTTCCGGGAATCACTGCAACAGTTGTAGATTTAAAAACTCACCAGCCGATTGAGGAAAAAGGAATTGTCGGAATGATAGCACTCAAGCCCGGCTGGCCTGCAATGTTAAGAGGCTATTGGAACAATGAAGAAGTTTATAGAAAAAAATTCGCAAATGGTTGGTATCTTTGCGGTGACAGAGCAAGCATTGACGAGGAAGGTTACTACTGGTTTGTCGGAAGAGATGATGATGTGATAAACACAGCGGGACATCTCGTTGGTCCATTTGAAATTGAATCAGCGTTGCTAGAGCATCCGTCAGTTGCAGAATCTGCTGTTGTTGGAAAACCTGATCCTATGAATATGGAAGTCGTAAAAGCATTCATAGCACTTAAGCCGGGAAATGAAAAAACAAAAATGCTTGAGCTCGAAATAATGAATTTTGTGAGAAAGAAACTTTCTGCACTTGCAATGCCTCAGGAAATTGAGTTTGTGGATTCACTACCGAAAACAAGAAGCGGAAAAATTATGCGTCGTGTTCTTCGTGCAAAAGAATGGGGCGAAGAGATTGGAGATATTTCAACACTTGAGAATGATATGTAA
- a CDS encoding DUF2007 domain-containing protein has protein sequence MKSCINHPDKKTFSICHGCGKDYCEECLDEGKEYYYCKNPECQNLLRGELPPTLLAIKIICPNCSSELELEDEERTSRKVHCPECEAFINLKAIPPKVFKKENYVELFSSLNQGDIALIQSILDDSEIDYYVLGENFLSARPLLEPARFFVNENQFEEANEVLKELKLNIWGTSKNQNE, from the coding sequence ATGAAATCTTGTATAAATCATCCTGATAAAAAAACTTTCTCAATCTGCCATGGTTGTGGAAAGGATTATTGTGAAGAGTGTCTGGATGAAGGGAAAGAATATTATTACTGTAAAAATCCAGAATGTCAAAATCTTCTACGTGGAGAATTACCTCCAACACTTTTGGCTATAAAAATAATTTGTCCAAATTGTTCTTCTGAATTAGAACTTGAAGATGAGGAGAGAACATCAAGAAAAGTTCACTGTCCGGAATGTGAAGCTTTCATCAATCTCAAAGCAATTCCTCCTAAAGTTTTTAAAAAAGAAAATTATGTTGAATTATTTTCTTCTTTAAATCAAGGTGATATCGCTTTAATTCAGTCTATTCTAGATGACTCTGAAATCGATTATTATGTTTTAGGTGAAAACTTCTTGAGTGCTCGTCCACTACTTGAACCGGCAAGATTTTTTGTAAATGAGAATCAATTTGAAGAGGCAAATGAAGTTCTAAAGGAACTTAAATTAAACATCTGGGGAACCTCAAAAAATCAAAATGAGTGA
- a CDS encoding O-acetyl-ADP-ribose deacetylase: protein MKNRIEIHKGDITKLNVDAIVNAANTSLLGGGGVDGAIHRAAGPELLEFNRKLGGCKTGEAKISPGFKLPAKYIIHTVGPVWNGGKNNEDKLLANCYINSLKLAVDNKIKTIAFPAISTGVYSFPLERATKIATTEVKKFLERNESIGKVIFVCFDEETCEVYERIVNELI, encoded by the coding sequence ATGAAAAACAGAATAGAAATCCATAAAGGAGATATAACCAAACTTAATGTTGATGCAATTGTAAACGCAGCAAATACTTCATTGCTTGGAGGTGGTGGAGTTGATGGTGCAATTCATCGTGCAGCTGGTCCGGAATTGCTGGAGTTCAATAGAAAACTTGGCGGCTGCAAAACAGGTGAAGCAAAAATTTCTCCCGGATTTAAACTTCCTGCAAAATATATTATTCACACCGTTGGACCTGTTTGGAATGGAGGAAAGAATAATGAAGATAAATTACTAGCTAATTGTTACATCAATTCTTTAAAACTTGCAGTTGATAATAAAATTAAAACTATTGCGTTCCCTGCAATAAGTACAGGTGTTTATAGTTTTCCTCTGGAAAGAGCAACCAAGATTGCAACTACAGAAGTAAAAAAATTCTTAGAAAGGAATGAATCAATCGGGAAGGTAATTTTTGTTTGCTTTGATGAAGAAACGTGTGAAGTTTATGAGAGAATAGTTAATGAATTAATCTGA
- a CDS encoding acyl carrier protein translates to MASIKDTILQYVKNEYLEADDDREITYDTPLISGGIVDSFSMVSLKVFLETKYNIQIPDAKASPEAFDSVNNIINLLKEFNVKE, encoded by the coding sequence ATGGCATCAATCAAAGACACAATCCTTCAATACGTAAAAAACGAATACCTGGAAGCTGACGATGACAGGGAAATTACTTACGACACACCACTTATCTCAGGTGGAATAGTTGATTCATTCTCAATGGTTTCGTTAAAGGTTTTTCTTGAGACCAAATACAATATCCAGATTCCCGATGCAAAAGCTTCACCTGAAGCGTTTGACAGCGTGAATAATATTATCAATCTTCTAAAAGAATTCAACGTTAAGGAGTAA
- the kbl gene encoding glycine C-acetyltransferase — protein MYRRTKYDLMQELYTIKEANLYKDERIILSDQKAKIKVSYPADSKPKEVLNFCSNNYLGLANHPDVIKAAQKTLETHGFGLSSVRFICGTQDIHKELEKRIADFYQMDDAILYSSCFDANGGLFESILGQDDVIITDQLNHASIIDGIRLCKARRLIYEHSDMKSLEQKLVLSREGADIWEHTGLAQEPHPAKNIIIATDGVFSMDGDIAKIDEIIKLGDKYDALVMVDDSHATGFFGKTGRGAVEYCNAIGKVDIITSTLGKAMGGASGGFTASKKEIVDMLRQRSRPYLFSNTLAPAIVGASIAAFDLLEKSNDLRDKLMENTKYFREKMKALGFDLIESIHPIVPILFRKFDNDAQLAQQISKELYDEGIYVVGFSYPVVPKGQARIRVQISAAHSRVDLDACISAFEKVGRKHKVIA, from the coding sequence ATGTATCGCAGAACAAAATACGATTTAATGCAGGAACTATATACCATCAAAGAAGCAAATCTTTACAAAGACGAGAGAATAATTCTTTCAGATCAAAAGGCTAAAATAAAAGTTTCCTACCCGGCTGATTCAAAACCAAAAGAAGTGCTCAATTTCTGCTCAAATAATTATCTCGGACTTGCAAATCATCCGGATGTAATAAAAGCTGCGCAGAAGACTCTTGAGACTCACGGATTTGGTTTGTCTTCAGTGAGATTTATTTGCGGTACGCAGGATATCCACAAAGAGCTTGAAAAACGAATTGCAGATTTTTACCAGATGGATGATGCAATACTTTATTCTTCCTGCTTCGATGCAAACGGCGGACTTTTTGAAAGCATTCTCGGTCAGGATGACGTAATAATTACTGATCAGCTAAATCACGCAAGTATAATTGATGGAATAAGATTGTGCAAAGCAAGAAGATTAATTTATGAACACTCAGATATGAAATCGCTTGAGCAAAAATTAGTTCTTTCCCGTGAAGGAGCTGACATCTGGGAACACACAGGACTTGCACAAGAGCCTCATCCGGCAAAAAATATTATAATTGCTACTGATGGTGTTTTCTCGATGGATGGAGATATAGCAAAAATTGATGAGATAATTAAACTTGGCGATAAGTACGATGCACTCGTAATGGTAGATGACTCTCACGCAACCGGATTTTTCGGAAAAACAGGAAGAGGTGCAGTTGAATATTGTAATGCAATTGGAAAAGTTGATATCATCACTTCAACTCTTGGCAAAGCAATGGGCGGAGCTTCTGGTGGATTCACAGCATCTAAAAAAGAAATTGTAGATATGCTCAGGCAACGTTCACGTCCGTATTTATTTTCAAATACACTTGCACCTGCTATTGTCGGGGCTTCTATAGCAGCTTTTGATCTTCTTGAAAAGTCCAATGACTTGCGAGATAAGTTAATGGAGAATACAAAATACTTCCGCGAAAAGATGAAAGCACTTGGTTTCGATTTGATTGAAAGTATTCATCCAATCGTTCCTATTCTTTTCAGAAAATTTGATAATGATGCACAGCTTGCTCAGCAAATTTCAAAAGAACTTTATGATGAAGGAATCTATGTTGTTGGATTTTCGTATCCGGTGGTTCCAAAAGGTCAGGCGAGAATAAGAGTACAGATTTCTGCAGCACACTCCAGAGTTGATCTGGATGCTTGTATAAGTGCGTTTGAGAAGGTTGGACGAAAGCACAAGGTTATTGCTTGA
- a CDS encoding glycine C-acetyltransferase — MAYNTDVRKVYSDQLEDLKTQGIFKEERAICAPQDSEIEVEFPIGSAKKKVINMCANNYLGLSSHPEVVKAAHDGLDVRGYGMSSVRFICGTQDIHKELEKKLTEFLGTEDTILFPSCMDANAGVFEAVLTDQDVMIADRLVHASIIDGMRLCKAQNDSFKHSDMAHLEEKLQLHQNKRLRMIITDGAFSMDGDLAKLDKIVELAEKYNSMVFVDDSHASGYIGRTGRGTQEHCGVLGKIDIITTTLGKALGGASGGCVSGRKEIVEMCRQKARPYLFSNTVAPVIVEGALRVLDIISRSTERRDKLEENSKYWRKGLTDAGFIIKDGETAIVPVMLFNAKLSQDVARDLYVEGIYAVGFFFPVVPKGQARIRTQLSAAHERHHLEKALAAFIKVGKKYDILGKTKQEIIDKYGM, encoded by the coding sequence ATGGCTTACAATACAGACGTTCGAAAAGTTTATTCCGATCAGCTTGAAGATTTAAAAACACAGGGAATCTTTAAAGAAGAAAGAGCAATTTGCGCTCCGCAGGATTCCGAGATTGAAGTTGAGTTCCCGATCGGCTCGGCAAAGAAAAAAGTCATTAATATGTGTGCAAATAATTATCTCGGACTTTCATCTCATCCCGAAGTTGTAAAAGCTGCACACGACGGACTCGATGTAAGAGGTTATGGAATGTCATCTGTCAGATTCATTTGCGGAACACAGGACATTCACAAAGAGCTTGAGAAAAAACTAACGGAGTTTCTAGGAACAGAAGATACAATTCTCTTTCCATCCTGCATGGATGCAAATGCCGGAGTCTTCGAAGCAGTACTGACTGATCAGGATGTTATGATTGCTGACCGGCTTGTTCATGCTTCGATAATTGATGGAATGCGTTTGTGCAAAGCACAGAATGATTCTTTCAAACATTCTGATATGGCTCACCTTGAAGAGAAACTTCAGCTTCATCAGAACAAAAGATTGAGAATGATAATTACCGACGGCGCATTCTCGATGGATGGTGATCTGGCAAAGCTGGATAAAATTGTTGAGCTAGCTGAAAAATATAATTCGATGGTTTTTGTTGATGACTCGCACGCAAGCGGTTACATCGGAAGAACAGGAAGAGGAACGCAGGAACATTGCGGAGTTCTCGGTAAAATAGATATTATTACAACAACTTTGGGAAAAGCTCTCGGCGGTGCAAGTGGCGGATGTGTTTCCGGAAGAAAAGAAATTGTTGAAATGTGCAGACAGAAAGCCCGTCCTTATCTTTTCTCAAACACAGTTGCGCCGGTAATTGTTGAAGGTGCTTTGAGAGTTCTCGATATAATTTCCAGATCAACTGAAAGACGCGACAAGCTTGAAGAGAATTCAAAGTACTGGAGAAAAGGTTTAACCGATGCCGGCTTTATAATAAAAGATGGCGAAACAGCAATTGTTCCTGTTATGCTCTTTAATGCCAAACTGTCGCAGGATGTTGCCCGTGATCTTTATGTTGAAGGAATTTATGCTGTAGGATTCTTTTTCCCGGTAGTCCCGAAAGGACAGGCAAGAATAAGAACGCAGTTATCCGCTGCTCACGAAAGACATCATCTCGAAAAAGCTCTCGCCGCTTTTATTAAAGTAGGAAAGAAGTACGACATCCTCGGAAAAACAAAACAGGAGATTATTGATAAGTACGGAATGTAA
- the tdh gene encoding L-threonine 3-dehydrogenase, whose protein sequence is MKALVKKYAKPGIWMDEVPVPEYGPNDVLIKIHKTSICGTDIHIYNWDEWAQKTIPVPMHVGHEYVGTVEAFGNNVHDVKVGELVSGEGHIVCGTCRNCREGRGHLCPNTKGVGVNRPGCFAEYLVIPVSNLWHCDPKIPKELFSIFDPLGNAVHTALSFDVLGEDVLVTGAGPIGIMGAVIAKHSGARNVVITDMNPYRLELAKKLGVTRAVDITKEKLPDVMKDLGMVSGFDVGLEMSGSIHAFNDMIDVMYHGGKMALLGILPEKAAVNWTKVIFNGLTIRGIYGRMMFETWFKMQAMVQSGLPIQPIITHRYKIDDYLEGFEIMKSGNSGKVILDWE, encoded by the coding sequence ATGAAAGCACTCGTAAAAAAATATGCTAAACCGGGAATCTGGATGGACGAAGTTCCTGTTCCTGAATACGGTCCGAATGATGTATTAATTAAAATCCACAAAACTTCAATTTGCGGAACAGACATTCATATTTACAATTGGGATGAATGGGCACAAAAAACTATTCCTGTCCCAATGCATGTCGGACATGAATATGTCGGAACGGTTGAAGCATTCGGCAACAACGTTCACGATGTAAAAGTTGGTGAGCTTGTCAGCGGTGAAGGGCATATCGTCTGCGGAACTTGCAGAAACTGTCGCGAAGGAAGAGGTCATCTCTGTCCGAACACAAAAGGAGTTGGAGTAAATCGTCCGGGATGTTTTGCTGAGTATCTTGTTATTCCAGTTTCCAACTTATGGCATTGTGATCCCAAAATCCCTAAAGAACTTTTTTCAATATTTGACCCGCTTGGGAATGCTGTACACACAGCACTTTCATTTGATGTATTAGGTGAAGATGTTTTAGTCACTGGGGCAGGACCAATTGGAATAATGGGTGCTGTAATTGCGAAACACTCAGGTGCAAGAAACGTTGTCATAACTGACATGAATCCATATAGGCTTGAGCTTGCAAAAAAACTTGGAGTTACAAGAGCCGTCGATATCACGAAAGAAAAACTTCCGGATGTGATGAAAGATCTTGGTATGGTAAGTGGTTTCGATGTTGGTCTTGAAATGAGCGGAAGCATTCATGCTTTCAATGATATGATTGATGTAATGTATCACGGCGGTAAAATGGCGTTACTTGGTATTCTGCCAGAGAAGGCTGCAGTAAATTGGACTAAAGTTATTTTCAACGGACTCACCATTCGCGGTATTTATGGAAGAATGATGTTTGAAACCTGGTTCAAGATGCAGGCGATGGTTCAGAGTGGCTTACCAATTCAACCAATCATAACTCATCGATATAAAATAGATGATTACCTGGAAGGATTTGAGATAATGAAGTCGGGAAATTCAGGGAAGGTGATTCTCGACTGGGAATAG
- a CDS encoding DMT family transporter, whose protein sequence is MNIDRMAFASIILIVIIGIFGISLALSFNQISNLVISGILGLVLGDSFLFKSFQLIGARLSIMIMASVPVISAVLAFFFLDEIISYLGMFGMLLTITGILIVVLEKKTSETNNITFDKLGIFYGFLGALGQASGLIFAKYAFQGGDLNGFAASFIRLFSASLIIIPIASTFRRYKNPIGIYSKDKYSAKVILIGTIFGPVLGITGSLIAIEYAKVGIASTLMATMPIIMLPISRFYFKEKLDWKAIIGAFVAVIGAAIIFLR, encoded by the coding sequence GTGAACATCGACAGGATGGCTTTTGCAAGTATTATACTAATCGTTATCATCGGAATATTTGGAATAAGTCTCGCCTTATCTTTTAATCAGATTTCAAATCTGGTAATCAGCGGAATACTTGGATTGGTTCTCGGTGATTCTTTTCTCTTCAAATCATTTCAGCTAATCGGTGCAAGACTCAGTATAATGATTATGGCTTCTGTTCCTGTAATTAGTGCTGTGCTGGCTTTTTTCTTTCTTGATGAAATCATCTCGTATTTAGGAATGTTTGGAATGCTTCTCACAATCACGGGAATATTGATTGTTGTATTAGAGAAAAAAACAAGCGAAACGAACAATATTACTTTTGACAAACTTGGAATATTTTATGGGTTCCTTGGAGCACTTGGTCAGGCAAGCGGATTAATCTTTGCCAAGTATGCGTTTCAAGGAGGAGATTTAAATGGCTTTGCGGCAAGTTTCATAAGATTATTTAGCGCTTCATTAATTATTATTCCAATTGCATCAACTTTCAGGAGGTATAAAAATCCAATCGGGATTTATTCCAAAGACAAATATTCAGCAAAAGTAATTTTAATTGGAACCATCTTCGGACCGGTTCTTGGAATTACAGGAAGTTTAATTGCAATTGAATATGCTAAAGTCGGAATAGCTTCAACACTTATGGCAACAATGCCGATCATCATGCTGCCAATTTCAAGATTTTACTTTAAAGAAAAGCTAGACTGGAAAGCTATTATTGGTGCATTCGTGGCTGTGATTGGTGCGGCAATAATATTTCTCAGATGA